In a single window of the Rhopalosiphum padi isolate XX-2018 chromosome 1, ASM2088224v1, whole genome shotgun sequence genome:
- the LOC132924172 gene encoding protein-cysteine N-palmitoyltransferase Rasp isoform X2 — MKKVENQYVPLHYFEISCYTVIWASGIIYAAYNLLDVSSSLKNSEIPDLVPGWSWLGRRKDTCPEWRIWTTFLMYSLGPWVILHSSILLIIQHYFSKISTIRDIWFITVTSLCTAYNFGLLSVFIFIGLTLIYYCLLLFGNQISIWITSILLLGVWTYNDSLFTIIDSSSDGEIAYLLLLTLYWHQLRCISFSLGSLHKAKSKTLPNCLHFLAYSFYLPCFFFGPIIIYKKINDANTNTTTKPLCQRLTKLIINLIRYFFWMFFVEFILHYVYINMFLQNIKVFKHFGISALSGFGFVAKFDEYFEPPKPPKCISRIYLYSDMWRSFDRGLYNFLKEYIYRPSGYHSENISLGTKLTRSFMCFAFIFIWHGLSWEVFLWTLFNFIGITLETLARVFGKTSYYLHYVKCNLSASNERRFLAFITSPLTMLSAISNFFFFGGIDAGLSFFEAIFLLNTWIENIIIIIIFYSMCQISIEFNHYKKSKQQ; from the exons ATGAAAAAGGTGGAAAATCAATATGTACCATtgcattattttgaaatatcttGCTATACTGTTATATGGGCATCAGGCATAATTTATGctgcttataatttattagatgtCAGTTCCA gtctAAAGAATTCAGAAATACCTGACTTAGTACCTGGATGGTCATGGCTCGGTCGAAGAAAAGATACTTGCCCAGAATGGAGGATATGGACTACATTTCTTATGTACTCATTAGGTCCATGGGTTATTTTACATTCATCAATTCtactaataatacaacattatttttcaaag atatcaaCAATTCGTGATATATGGTTCATAACTGTTACAAGCTTATGTACTGCTTATAATTTTGGATTATTATCAGTCTTTATATTTATTGGTCTGACTTTGAtttattactgtttattattatttggtaatcAAATTTCTATTTGGATTACAAGCATATTACTATTGGGAGTTTGGACATACAATGATTCTTTATTT aCTATTATCGATTCTAGTTCAGATGGAGAGATCGCATACTTATTACTTTTGACATTATACTGGCATCAACTACGCTGTATAAGTTTTTCACTTGGCTCATTGCATAAAGCTAAAAGTAAAACTTTGCCAAATTGTCTACACTTTTTAGCATATTCATTTTACTTACCGTGTTTTTTCTTTGgaccaataattatttacaaaaaaataaat GATGCAAATACAAATACTACCACAAAACCATTGTGTCAACGTTTGACTAAActcataataaatttgattagatACTTTTTCTGGATGTTTTTTGTTgagtttatattacattatgtttacattaatatgtttttgCAAAATATCAAA gtttttaaacattttggaaTTTCAGCACTTAGTGGGTTTGGTTTTG TTGCAAAATTTGATGAATATTTTGAACCACCCAAGCCACCAAAATGCATTTCacggatttatttatattctgatATGTGGAGAAGTTTTGATCGAGGACTTTACAACTTTTTAAAAga GTATATATATAGACCATCTGGATATCATTCAGAAAATATTAGTCTTGGTACCAAATTAACTAGGTCATTTATGTGTTTTGCGTTTATTTTCATTTGGCATGGATTATCATGGGAAGTATTCTTATGGACTTTATTCAACTTCATAGGCATCACATTGGAAACCCTTGCAAGGGTTTTTGGAAAAACATCTTACTATTTACACTatgttaaa tgCAATCTAAGTGCCTCTAATGAAAGGAGGTTTTTAGCATTTATAACCAGTCCTTTAACAATGTTGTCTGccatttcaaacttttttttttttggtggtaTTGATGCTGGATTGAGTTTTTTTGaagcaatatttttactaa atacatggattgaaaacattattattatcataatattttattcgatgtGTCAAATATCTATAGAATTCAaccattataaaaaatcaaaacaacaataa
- the LOC132924172 gene encoding protein-cysteine N-palmitoyltransferase Rasp isoform X4 translates to MKKVENQYVPLHYFEISCYTVIWASGIIYAAYNLLDVSSSLKNSEIPDLVPGWSWLGRRKDTCPEWRIWTTFLMYSLGPWVILHSSILLIIQHYFSKISTIRDIWFITVTSLCTAYNFGLLSVFIFIGLTLIYYCLLLFGNQISIWITSILLLGVWTYNDSLFTIIDSSSDGEIAYLLLLTLYWHQLRCISFSLGSLHKAKSKTLPNCLHFLAYSFYLPCFFFGPIIIYKKINDANTNTTTKPLCQRLTKLIINLIRYFFWMFFVEFILHYVYINMFLQNIKVFKHFGISALSGFGFGMGQFFFIKYTFIYGTVITVAKFDEYFEPPKPPKCISRIYLYSDMWRSFDRGLYNFLKDGSIGENWNNSSSRSFNCFNIRCSYIRVIRWFNIFKTRPINFLC, encoded by the exons ATGAAAAAGGTGGAAAATCAATATGTACCATtgcattattttgaaatatcttGCTATACTGTTATATGGGCATCAGGCATAATTTATGctgcttataatttattagatgtCAGTTCCA gtctAAAGAATTCAGAAATACCTGACTTAGTACCTGGATGGTCATGGCTCGGTCGAAGAAAAGATACTTGCCCAGAATGGAGGATATGGACTACATTTCTTATGTACTCATTAGGTCCATGGGTTATTTTACATTCATCAATTCtactaataatacaacattatttttcaaag atatcaaCAATTCGTGATATATGGTTCATAACTGTTACAAGCTTATGTACTGCTTATAATTTTGGATTATTATCAGTCTTTATATTTATTGGTCTGACTTTGAtttattactgtttattattatttggtaatcAAATTTCTATTTGGATTACAAGCATATTACTATTGGGAGTTTGGACATACAATGATTCTTTATTT aCTATTATCGATTCTAGTTCAGATGGAGAGATCGCATACTTATTACTTTTGACATTATACTGGCATCAACTACGCTGTATAAGTTTTTCACTTGGCTCATTGCATAAAGCTAAAAGTAAAACTTTGCCAAATTGTCTACACTTTTTAGCATATTCATTTTACTTACCGTGTTTTTTCTTTGgaccaataattatttacaaaaaaataaat GATGCAAATACAAATACTACCACAAAACCATTGTGTCAACGTTTGACTAAActcataataaatttgattagatACTTTTTCTGGATGTTTTTTGTTgagtttatattacattatgtttacattaatatgtttttgCAAAATATCAAA gtttttaaacattttggaaTTTCAGCACTTAGTGGGTTTGGTTTTGGTATgggacaattttttttcattaagtaCACGTTTATCTATGGTACTGTGATTACAGTTGCAAAATTTGATGAATATTTTGAACCACCCAAGCCACCAAAATGCATTTCacggatttatttatattctgatATGTGGAGAAGTTTTGATCGAGGACTTTACAACTTTTTAAAAga TGGTTCTATTGGTGAAAACTGGAACAACTCGTCCTCCAGAAGCTTCAATTGCTTTAACATAAGATGCAGCTATATACGAGTTATTAgatggtttaatatttttaaaactagacCAATAAATTTCTTGTGTTAG
- the LOC132924172 gene encoding protein-cysteine N-palmitoyltransferase Rasp isoform X1 — protein MKKVENQYVPLHYFEISCYTVIWASGIIYAAYNLLDVSSSLKNSEIPDLVPGWSWLGRRKDTCPEWRIWTTFLMYSLGPWVILHSSILLIIQHYFSKISTIRDIWFITVTSLCTAYNFGLLSVFIFIGLTLIYYCLLLFGNQISIWITSILLLGVWTYNDSLFTIIDSSSDGEIAYLLLLTLYWHQLRCISFSLGSLHKAKSKTLPNCLHFLAYSFYLPCFFFGPIIIYKKINDANTNTTTKPLCQRLTKLIINLIRYFFWMFFVEFILHYVYINMFLQNIKVFKHFGISALSGFGFGMGQFFFIKYTFIYGTVITVAKFDEYFEPPKPPKCISRIYLYSDMWRSFDRGLYNFLKEYIYRPSGYHSENISLGTKLTRSFMCFAFIFIWHGLSWEVFLWTLFNFIGITLETLARVFGKTSYYLHYVKCNLSASNERRFLAFITSPLTMLSAISNFFFFGGIDAGLSFFEAIFLLNTWIENIIIIIIFYSMCQISIEFNHYKKSKQQ, from the exons ATGAAAAAGGTGGAAAATCAATATGTACCATtgcattattttgaaatatcttGCTATACTGTTATATGGGCATCAGGCATAATTTATGctgcttataatttattagatgtCAGTTCCA gtctAAAGAATTCAGAAATACCTGACTTAGTACCTGGATGGTCATGGCTCGGTCGAAGAAAAGATACTTGCCCAGAATGGAGGATATGGACTACATTTCTTATGTACTCATTAGGTCCATGGGTTATTTTACATTCATCAATTCtactaataatacaacattatttttcaaag atatcaaCAATTCGTGATATATGGTTCATAACTGTTACAAGCTTATGTACTGCTTATAATTTTGGATTATTATCAGTCTTTATATTTATTGGTCTGACTTTGAtttattactgtttattattatttggtaatcAAATTTCTATTTGGATTACAAGCATATTACTATTGGGAGTTTGGACATACAATGATTCTTTATTT aCTATTATCGATTCTAGTTCAGATGGAGAGATCGCATACTTATTACTTTTGACATTATACTGGCATCAACTACGCTGTATAAGTTTTTCACTTGGCTCATTGCATAAAGCTAAAAGTAAAACTTTGCCAAATTGTCTACACTTTTTAGCATATTCATTTTACTTACCGTGTTTTTTCTTTGgaccaataattatttacaaaaaaataaat GATGCAAATACAAATACTACCACAAAACCATTGTGTCAACGTTTGACTAAActcataataaatttgattagatACTTTTTCTGGATGTTTTTTGTTgagtttatattacattatgtttacattaatatgtttttgCAAAATATCAAA gtttttaaacattttggaaTTTCAGCACTTAGTGGGTTTGGTTTTGGTATgggacaattttttttcattaagtaCACGTTTATCTATGGTACTGTGATTACAGTTGCAAAATTTGATGAATATTTTGAACCACCCAAGCCACCAAAATGCATTTCacggatttatttatattctgatATGTGGAGAAGTTTTGATCGAGGACTTTACAACTTTTTAAAAga GTATATATATAGACCATCTGGATATCATTCAGAAAATATTAGTCTTGGTACCAAATTAACTAGGTCATTTATGTGTTTTGCGTTTATTTTCATTTGGCATGGATTATCATGGGAAGTATTCTTATGGACTTTATTCAACTTCATAGGCATCACATTGGAAACCCTTGCAAGGGTTTTTGGAAAAACATCTTACTATTTACACTatgttaaa tgCAATCTAAGTGCCTCTAATGAAAGGAGGTTTTTAGCATTTATAACCAGTCCTTTAACAATGTTGTCTGccatttcaaacttttttttttttggtggtaTTGATGCTGGATTGAGTTTTTTTGaagcaatatttttactaa atacatggattgaaaacattattattatcataatattttattcgatgtGTCAAATATCTATAGAATTCAaccattataaaaaatcaaaacaacaataa
- the LOC132924172 gene encoding protein-cysteine N-palmitoyltransferase Rasp isoform X3, with protein sequence MYSLGPWVILHSSILLIIQHYFSKISTIRDIWFITVTSLCTAYNFGLLSVFIFIGLTLIYYCLLLFGNQISIWITSILLLGVWTYNDSLFTIIDSSSDGEIAYLLLLTLYWHQLRCISFSLGSLHKAKSKTLPNCLHFLAYSFYLPCFFFGPIIIYKKINDANTNTTTKPLCQRLTKLIINLIRYFFWMFFVEFILHYVYINMFLQNIKVFKHFGISALSGFGFGMGQFFFIKYTFIYGTVITVAKFDEYFEPPKPPKCISRIYLYSDMWRSFDRGLYNFLKEYIYRPSGYHSENISLGTKLTRSFMCFAFIFIWHGLSWEVFLWTLFNFIGITLETLARVFGKTSYYLHYVKCNLSASNERRFLAFITSPLTMLSAISNFFFFGGIDAGLSFFEAIFLLNTWIENIIIIIIFYSMCQISIEFNHYKKSKQQ encoded by the exons ATGTACTCATTAGGTCCATGGGTTATTTTACATTCATCAATTCtactaataatacaacattatttttcaaag atatcaaCAATTCGTGATATATGGTTCATAACTGTTACAAGCTTATGTACTGCTTATAATTTTGGATTATTATCAGTCTTTATATTTATTGGTCTGACTTTGAtttattactgtttattattatttggtaatcAAATTTCTATTTGGATTACAAGCATATTACTATTGGGAGTTTGGACATACAATGATTCTTTATTT aCTATTATCGATTCTAGTTCAGATGGAGAGATCGCATACTTATTACTTTTGACATTATACTGGCATCAACTACGCTGTATAAGTTTTTCACTTGGCTCATTGCATAAAGCTAAAAGTAAAACTTTGCCAAATTGTCTACACTTTTTAGCATATTCATTTTACTTACCGTGTTTTTTCTTTGgaccaataattatttacaaaaaaataaat GATGCAAATACAAATACTACCACAAAACCATTGTGTCAACGTTTGACTAAActcataataaatttgattagatACTTTTTCTGGATGTTTTTTGTTgagtttatattacattatgtttacattaatatgtttttgCAAAATATCAAA gtttttaaacattttggaaTTTCAGCACTTAGTGGGTTTGGTTTTGGTATgggacaattttttttcattaagtaCACGTTTATCTATGGTACTGTGATTACAGTTGCAAAATTTGATGAATATTTTGAACCACCCAAGCCACCAAAATGCATTTCacggatttatttatattctgatATGTGGAGAAGTTTTGATCGAGGACTTTACAACTTTTTAAAAga GTATATATATAGACCATCTGGATATCATTCAGAAAATATTAGTCTTGGTACCAAATTAACTAGGTCATTTATGTGTTTTGCGTTTATTTTCATTTGGCATGGATTATCATGGGAAGTATTCTTATGGACTTTATTCAACTTCATAGGCATCACATTGGAAACCCTTGCAAGGGTTTTTGGAAAAACATCTTACTATTTACACTatgttaaa tgCAATCTAAGTGCCTCTAATGAAAGGAGGTTTTTAGCATTTATAACCAGTCCTTTAACAATGTTGTCTGccatttcaaacttttttttttttggtggtaTTGATGCTGGATTGAGTTTTTTTGaagcaatatttttactaa atacatggattgaaaacattattattatcataatattttattcgatgtGTCAAATATCTATAGAATTCAaccattataaaaaatcaaaacaacaataa
- the LOC132924223 gene encoding gamma-glutamyl hydrolase A-like, whose translation MYLPVFLTIILGFVTKLTICNERPVIGILTQEVYWSSFNNIKPSNNSYIAASYVKAIEASGGRVVPVFTNRTTEYYIDVVRKVNGILVPGGGCAFNISFGISQSTNEIFHIAKHINNINDHFPILGICLGFELLLMASINGKFPFSKCKANNLNLPLTLVPEMEEKSILFSNMPKDIRNILLTKPVTANHHIKCMKKTNFTSMNLDKFWNSITINKDSNNLTFISTVEAKNYPFVGLQFHPEKNAYEWKKNDPHSWSAIYSARYFYDWFVNECRKNNHRYIKNSTLENELIYNYPTTYVGKLNSVFEEVYFFSE comes from the exons atgtatttaccaGTTTTTCTTACTATAATTTTGGGTTTTGTTACTAAACTAACCATTTGTAATGAAAGACCAGTGATCGGAATACTAACACAAGAAGTTTATTGGTCtagttttaacaatattaaaccaTCTAATAACTCGTATATAGCTGCATCTTATGTTAAAGCAATTGAAGCTTCTGGAGGACGAGTTGTGCCAGTTTTCACCAACAGAACTACTGAATATTACAT tgaTGTAGTAAGAAAAGTTAACGGCATATTAGTTCCAGGAGGAGGATgtgcatttaatattagttttggaATAAGTCAATCGACAAATGAAATTTTTCACATTGCaaaacat ataaacaatataaatgatCATTTTCCAATTCTTGGAATTTGTCTAGGATTTGAACTTCTTTTAATGGCGTCCATAAATGGGAAATTTccattttcaaaatgtaaagctaataatttaaacttacctTTAACACTAGTACCAGAAATGGAAGAAAAAAGTATCTTATTTAGCAACATGCCTAAAGATATTCGAAACATATTACTTACAAAACCAGTCACAGCAAACCATCATAT taaatgtatgaaaaaaacaaactttaCGTCAATGAATTTGGATAAATTTTGGAattctataacaataaataaagatTCAAATAATTTGACGTTCATATCTACAGTAGAAGCTAAAAATTATCCATTTGTGGGATTACAATTTCATCCAGAAAAAAATGCCTatgaatggaaaaaaaatgacCCACATAGTTGGTCAGCAATATATTCAGCTCGTTATTTTTATGATTGGTTTGTTAATGAATGTCGTAAAAATAATCACAGATATATCAAAAATAGTACGCtagaaaatgaattaatttataattaccctACTACATATGTAGGAAAATTAAATTCTGTTTTTGAAGAAGTATACTTTTTTagtgaataa